The following coding sequences are from one Lycium ferocissimum isolate CSIRO_LF1 chromosome 3, AGI_CSIRO_Lferr_CH_V1, whole genome shotgun sequence window:
- the LOC132050706 gene encoding uncharacterized protein LOC132050706, translated as MADKVTISLNNNNAEVVVLSGSNFKRWKEDLEFALGMADIDQALRENEPPALTESSTAAQKEHYARWVRSNRLCILAFRRSIVEHLKSGLPETTNAKKFLAQVEERYLVSNKGSGSGRSNE; from the exons ATGGCGGACAAAG TTACCATTTCTTTGAATAATAATAATGCTGAAGTTGTGGTCCTGTCGGGTTCTAACTTTAAGAGATGGAAGGAAGATCTTGAATTTGCTTTAGGCATGGCTGATATAGATCAAGCTTTGCGTGAAAATGAACCACCAGCTCTTACTGAATCTAGCACTGCTGCTCAAAAAGAACATTATGCTAGGTGGGTGAGATCTAATAGGCTATGCATCCTTGCCTTTAGGAGGTCAATTGTTGAGCACCTCAAGAGTGGCTTGCCTGAAACTACCAATGCTAAGAAATTTCTTGCCCAAGTTGAAGAAAGGTACCTTGTATCCAATAAAGGGTCAGGGAGCGGGAGATCTAATGAGTAA